In a genomic window of Nostoc sp. UHCC 0870:
- a CDS encoding PP2C family serine/threonine-protein phosphatase, with the protein MKTSKQNPHWQVVAASVCGTSHIKNKQLCQDAHHWQLLPDNVLIAAAADGAGSASQGKVGAMVAVETAIENLSLKDITRDSLAEDETVQLLLNDALLAAKKAVEDEAEACQKPPQDLATTLIIAIASPEMVAAAQIGDGLAVAKDHMGNLLALTIPNNGEYINETTFLTSPGALDTAQMRLWRETIVNIALLTDGLQMLALNMVVGEPHKPFFFPLFDFVEKVEDKAEAKEQLVRFLGSERITQRTEDDLTLILAAFNHL; encoded by the coding sequence ATGAAAACATCAAAACAGAACCCTCATTGGCAGGTAGTCGCCGCCTCTGTCTGTGGTACAAGCCACATCAAAAATAAGCAGCTGTGTCAGGATGCTCACCACTGGCAACTATTGCCTGATAACGTGTTGATAGCAGCAGCTGCTGATGGCGCGGGTTCTGCCAGCCAGGGGAAAGTCGGGGCGATGGTAGCTGTAGAAACAGCCATAGAAAACCTATCGCTCAAAGATATAACTAGAGATTCTCTAGCTGAAGATGAAACGGTGCAATTGCTGTTAAATGATGCCTTGCTAGCCGCTAAAAAAGCCGTGGAAGATGAAGCGGAGGCTTGCCAAAAACCGCCCCAGGATTTAGCAACTACCTTAATTATTGCGATCGCCTCACCCGAAATGGTAGCAGCAGCACAAATTGGTGACGGTTTGGCAGTGGCGAAGGATCACATGGGCAACTTACTAGCACTGACCATACCTAACAACGGCGAATATATCAACGAAACGACTTTTTTAACTTCACCAGGTGCTTTAGATACAGCCCAAATGAGATTATGGCGCGAAACCATAGTCAACATTGCACTCCTCACTGATGGACTACAAATGCTGGCTTTGAATATGGTTGTTGGTGAACCTCACAAACCCTTCTTTTTTCCTTTATTCGATTTTGTCGAAAAAGTAGAGGATAAAGCAGAAGCAAAAGAACAGTTAGTCAGGTTTTTAGGTTCTGAGCGAATTACACAACGTACTGAGGATGATTTAACGCTGATTTTAGCTGCCTTTAACCATTTGTGA
- a CDS encoding DUF6972 family protein translates to MTGIERQIILDVRQVAKHIADAPQMQRLIKRGLAAHVFDSDTTMKQVAQGIIENGEFTGIIRGYERYGMFFNERIGYRISPDGSRIPLYYGEIKINANNKYHVIPRTRPSE, encoded by the coding sequence ATGACCGGAATCGAACGTCAAATTATTCTTGATGTTAGACAAGTTGCCAAACACATAGCAGACGCACCTCAAATGCAAAGACTTATTAAACGAGGACTAGCGGCTCATGTATTTGACAGTGATACTACCATGAAGCAAGTCGCTCAAGGCATAATAGAAAATGGAGAGTTCACTGGAATCATTCGCGGCTATGAGCGATACGGAATGTTTTTTAATGAACGGATAGGTTATAGAATCAGTCCAGATGGTAGCCGTATTCCACTTTATTATGGGGAGATAAAAATCAATGCAAACAACAAATACCACGTCATCCCCCGCACCAGACCTAGTGAATAA
- a CDS encoding response regulator has product MNHSGTFAAIRPQRLLRQLSSCLDTTCLQAVSNFVTWSIYLENGTITYATHSVEPFDRLERHLRRLSQEFPLITAEVRVQLRLLFETDLYNQTNENQNPDIIQPQDYQAIQWLVNQKYVDTKQATVLIQELVKEVTESFLLIKTGNYQLSDSSQKLPVICLLDVTKVIERCQIRLQNWQTYVPKITSPHQRPYLLLNNTIPGKNSTQLQPALTYWMKGFSLRHLSVIMNQDELQLAQHLYPYIVTGEIILHEPDPPFDQLPKIVTEFSSTPQYTTALLEKKLVDTVVELSSNATPITPIVERENVAIVKRSPQIPTQTKTTNKELNNTNSVPERVTPTTVTPEKLYKIVSVDDSPTILKEITYFLENENFTVIAINDPLKAAMSIIRHKPDLILLDLNMAGIDGYELCRIIRNNSMFKNTPIIFVTGSKGIVDKVKARLVGASGYLTKPFTRAELLKMVFMHLT; this is encoded by the coding sequence ATGAATCATTCCGGTACGTTTGCAGCAATACGTCCTCAGCGTTTATTAAGACAACTATCTAGTTGTTTAGACACCACTTGTTTGCAAGCTGTGAGTAACTTCGTTACTTGGTCAATTTATCTGGAAAATGGGACAATCACTTATGCTACCCATTCTGTAGAACCATTTGACAGATTAGAACGTCATCTGCGTCGCCTTAGTCAAGAATTTCCCCTAATAACGGCGGAAGTACGGGTACAGTTACGCTTGTTGTTTGAAACTGACCTATACAATCAAACCAACGAAAATCAAAATCCTGATATTATTCAGCCACAGGATTATCAAGCTATCCAATGGCTTGTTAATCAGAAATATGTAGATACTAAACAAGCTACCGTACTGATTCAGGAATTAGTTAAGGAAGTAACTGAGTCATTTTTGCTGATTAAAACTGGTAATTATCAATTAAGCGATTCATCACAGAAATTACCTGTAATTTGCCTCTTAGATGTCACTAAAGTTATAGAACGTTGTCAAATAAGATTACAAAATTGGCAGACTTATGTACCTAAAATTACCTCTCCTCATCAACGCCCCTATCTATTACTAAATAATACAATCCCTGGTAAAAATTCGACTCAACTCCAGCCAGCATTAACTTACTGGATGAAGGGTTTTAGTCTGCGTCATCTATCCGTGATTATGAATCAAGATGAACTGCAACTAGCACAACATTTATACCCTTACATCGTGACTGGAGAGATTATCTTACATGAACCAGACCCACCATTTGATCAGTTACCCAAGATAGTGACAGAATTTTCATCAACACCTCAATACACAACCGCCTTACTTGAGAAAAAGTTAGTTGATACAGTTGTAGAACTCAGTAGCAATGCTACGCCCATCACCCCAATTGTAGAGAGAGAAAATGTCGCTATTGTCAAGAGATCGCCACAAATTCCCACTCAAACAAAAACAACCAACAAAGAATTAAATAACACGAACTCTGTTCCCGAAAGAGTAACACCGACTACCGTCACCCCGGAAAAGCTTTATAAAATTGTTTCTGTAGATGATAGCCCCACAATTTTAAAAGAAATTACTTATTTTTTAGAAAATGAAAATTTTACTGTCATAGCAATTAATGACCCCTTAAAAGCTGCTATGTCAATTATTAGACACAAACCAGACTTAATCCTACTGGATCTCAACATGGCGGGAATTGATGGTTATGAATTGTGTCGCATTATCCGCAATAATTCTATGTTTAAAAATACACCAATTATTTTCGTTACTGGGTCTAAGGGAATAGTAGATAAAGTAAAAGCTAGATTAGTCGGTGCATCGGGATATTTAACTAAACCGTTTACCCGTGCAGAATTGTTAAAAATGGTTTTTATGCACTTAACTTAA
- a CDS encoding vWA domain-containing protein has product MNDTLTLDEVVEFAENPEPRCPCVLLLDTSGSMQGVAIEALNQGLLSLKDELVKNSIAARRVEIAIVTFDSHINVVQDFVTADQFNPPILTAQGLTSMGAGIHKALDMVQERKSLYRANGIAYYRPWVFMITDGEPQGELDHLVEQAAIRLQGDETNKRVAFFSVGVENANMMRLNQIAVRTPLKLKGLNFIEMFVWLSTSMSAVSHSQIDEQIALPPIGWGSI; this is encoded by the coding sequence ATGAATGATACATTAACACTAGATGAAGTAGTAGAGTTTGCGGAGAATCCAGAACCACGTTGTCCTTGTGTGTTGTTACTCGATACATCTGGTTCAATGCAAGGCGTGGCGATAGAAGCTCTTAACCAGGGCTTGCTGAGTTTGAAGGATGAATTAGTAAAAAATTCCATAGCAGCCAGACGGGTAGAAATTGCGATCGTTACCTTTGATAGTCATATTAATGTAGTACAAGATTTTGTCACAGCTGATCAATTTAACCCCCCTATTTTGACAGCACAAGGATTAACGAGTATGGGGGCGGGCATACATAAAGCATTGGATATGGTGCAAGAGCGTAAATCTTTGTATCGTGCCAACGGTATTGCTTACTATCGCCCGTGGGTGTTTATGATTACGGATGGTGAACCACAAGGTGAACTAGATCATTTAGTAGAACAAGCAGCAATCCGCCTGCAAGGAGATGAAACCAATAAACGCGTTGCCTTTTTTAGCGTGGGTGTAGAAAACGCAAATATGATGCGCCTCAATCAAATCGCTGTACGGACACCCTTAAAACTGAAAGGACTGAACTTTATTGAGATGTTTGTTTGGTTATCGACTAGTATGTCAGCAGTTTCCCATTCGCAGATAGATGAGCAAATTGCATTACCGCCCATTGGCTGGGGTTCTATCTAA
- a CDS encoding pyridoxamine 5'-phosphate oxidase family protein: MLDIDEMSSKEMHELLHQVEYGHLGCIHEGKPYVMPMYYYLEDSDIYLFTTVGMKTHDIDTNPEICLQVEEIHGSLHWRSVIVNGRASRLTEQPDIDRAMHLIKERNKTLSPAINRTWIDAEGRSEAIAIYRIHEYEMSGRTTDGVSSR, encoded by the coding sequence ATGTTAGATATTGATGAAATGAGTTCAAAAGAAATGCACGAACTGCTACACCAAGTAGAATACGGTCATCTTGGCTGCATACATGAAGGCAAACCCTACGTGATGCCAATGTATTATTATCTGGAAGATTCGGACATTTATCTATTTACAACGGTCGGCATGAAGACTCATGATATAGATACGAATCCAGAAATCTGCTTACAAGTGGAAGAAATCCACGGGTCTCTTCATTGGCGCAGCGTAATTGTAAATGGTCGAGCCTCGCGCCTCACAGAGCAACCAGACATTGATCGCGCAATGCACTTGATCAAAGAACGTAATAAAACGCTATCACCTGCTATAAATCGAACCTGGATTGATGCTGAGGGACGTTCAGAAGCGATCGCCATTTACCGCATCCACGAGTATGAAATGAGCGGACGCACAACTGATGGAGTTAGCAGTCGGTAA
- a CDS encoding B12-binding domain-containing radical SAM protein has protein sequence MKALLIYPQFPQSFWSYDRFMQIAGLKAVLPPLGIITVAALLPQDWEIRFCDRNVNLETEADWLWCDIVILSAMLVQKPDFHALIQKAVRLGKKVAVGGPYPTSIPQDALNSGAHYLVLDEGELTVPQFLEALKEGKERGIFRSVEKPDVTQSPMPRFDLLQRDAYLMMAIQFSRGCPFNCEFCDIITLYGRKPRTKEPHQTIAELQYLYDLGWRGSLFIVDDNFIGNQRNVKRFLTELIPWVKQHNYPFTFITEASVNLAEDDELLQLMKEAGFYAVFLGIETPDQDSLQVTQKLQNTRNPLIEACRKINDAGMLIYAGFILGFDGERQGAGERIQAFVEQTSIPQPMLGILQALPNTALWHRLQKEQRLLEGVGVTEVGDQNSLMNFIPTRPLAEIAREYAEGFWTLYEPKNYLRRCFQQCLKINSPSHRQQTMQFSPGKGLRIVAQVIWLQGLRRPEIRWQFWRQLWTILVKKPQVLNMYLGLCAAGEHFWEYRALARERITQQLGYDPLNVPVLPEPERRTKVLSTRRYAKTTNL, from the coding sequence ATGAAAGCACTATTAATTTACCCTCAATTTCCCCAGTCTTTTTGGTCTTACGATCGCTTTATGCAAATCGCCGGACTCAAAGCCGTCTTACCTCCCCTGGGAATCATTACAGTAGCAGCACTTTTACCGCAGGACTGGGAAATTAGATTTTGCGATCGCAATGTCAATCTGGAAACAGAAGCTGATTGGCTCTGGTGTGACATCGTTATCCTGTCGGCAATGCTGGTGCAGAAACCAGATTTTCATGCCCTGATTCAAAAAGCGGTGCGGTTAGGTAAAAAAGTCGCCGTTGGTGGCCCCTATCCCACCTCTATCCCCCAAGATGCCCTGAACTCTGGAGCGCATTATCTGGTTTTGGATGAAGGGGAGTTGACAGTTCCCCAGTTTCTCGAAGCACTCAAAGAAGGCAAAGAGCGAGGCATTTTTCGTTCCGTGGAAAAACCTGATGTCACCCAAAGCCCCATGCCGCGTTTTGACCTGCTGCAACGGGATGCCTACTTGATGATGGCGATCCAATTTTCTCGCGGTTGCCCCTTTAATTGCGAGTTTTGCGATATTATTACGCTTTACGGTCGTAAACCACGCACTAAAGAACCTCACCAAACCATAGCCGAATTACAATATCTTTATGATTTAGGTTGGCGAGGCTCACTCTTTATCGTTGATGACAACTTTATTGGCAATCAGCGTAATGTCAAACGCTTTCTCACAGAATTGATTCCTTGGGTGAAGCAGCACAACTACCCATTTACCTTTATTACTGAAGCTTCTGTGAATTTAGCAGAAGATGATGAACTGCTACAGCTGATGAAGGAAGCAGGCTTTTATGCTGTCTTTCTCGGTATTGAAACCCCTGACCAAGATAGCTTGCAAGTAACACAAAAACTACAAAATACTCGTAATCCCCTCATTGAAGCCTGTCGTAAGATTAATGATGCCGGGATGCTCATCTATGCCGGCTTTATCCTTGGTTTTGACGGAGAACGCCAAGGCGCAGGAGAACGGATTCAAGCTTTTGTGGAACAAACTAGTATTCCTCAACCGATGTTGGGTATCCTCCAAGCTTTGCCCAACACTGCTTTATGGCATCGTCTGCAAAAAGAACAGCGTTTATTAGAAGGTGTTGGCGTGACTGAGGTGGGAGATCAAAATTCTTTGATGAATTTTATTCCTACCCGCCCCCTAGCAGAAATTGCGCGGGAGTATGCAGAAGGCTTCTGGACGTTATATGAACCGAAAAACTATCTCAGACGCTGTTTTCAGCAATGTCTCAAGATTAATTCGCCTTCTCACCGTCAGCAAACTATGCAATTTTCACCAGGTAAGGGATTGCGGATTGTAGCTCAGGTTATCTGGCTTCAGGGCTTACGGCGACCGGAAATTCGCTGGCAGTTTTGGCGACAACTCTGGACAATTCTGGTGAAAAAGCCTCAAGTTCTCAATATGTATTTAGGTCTATGCGCGGCGGGAGAACATTTTTGGGAGTACCGCGCTTTAGCTAGAGAACGGATTACTCAACAATTAGGCTATGATCCACTCAACGTCCCGGTGTTACCTGAGCCAGAAAGAAGGACTAAAGTCCTCTCTACGAGACGCTACGCGAAGACTACAAACCTTTAA
- a CDS encoding fasciclin domain-containing protein has translation MADIVDTAVNAGSFNTLVAAVKAAGLVDTLKGAGPFTVFAPTDEAFNKLPKGTVDALLKDIPKLKKILTYHVVSGKVLAADVVKMKSATTVQGSDVKIDASNGVKINDANVATPDVAADNGVIHVIDTVLIPA, from the coding sequence ATGGCTGACATTGTTGATACTGCTGTAAACGCTGGTTCATTCAACACCTTAGTTGCTGCGGTTAAAGCTGCTGGGCTAGTTGATACGCTCAAAGGTGCTGGACCATTCACCGTTTTTGCGCCTACTGATGAGGCATTTAATAAACTTCCAAAAGGTACAGTAGATGCTTTACTGAAGGATATTCCCAAGCTTAAGAAAATCCTAACTTATCATGTTGTTTCAGGTAAGGTACTTGCAGCCGATGTAGTTAAGATGAAGTCAGCTACTACGGTACAGGGTTCTGATGTGAAAATTGATGCTTCTAATGGTGTCAAAATAAATGATGCTAATGTGGCAACACCAGATGTTGCTGCTGATAACGGTGTTATTCACGTAATTGACACAGTGTTGATTCCTGCGTAA
- a CDS encoding DUF3349 domain-containing protein, with translation MQITIPPHLQSTYKLIQCAFSDGIEAENYDLLLALLSEEMSDRNLAEVIAYYVGKDYRIVLNDVYRVQSIAVPKGEAINNLKKVLLSCGYQDWIHELSS, from the coding sequence ATGCAAATAACTATTCCACCTCATCTACAAAGCACTTATAAATTAATCCAATGCGCTTTTTCTGATGGGATTGAAGCAGAAAATTATGACCTACTTTTAGCATTACTAAGTGAGGAAATGTCAGACAGAAACTTAGCAGAAGTTATCGCCTATTACGTTGGTAAAGATTATAGGATTGTACTCAATGACGTATACCGCGTACAGTCAATTGCTGTTCCGAAAGGTGAAGCTATTAATAATTTAAAAAAAGTTTTACTTAGTTGTGGTTATCAGGATTGGATTCATGAATTATCCTCATGA
- a CDS encoding ATP-dependent Clp protease ATP-binding subunit: MFERFTEKAIKVIMLAQEEARRLGHNFVGTEQILLGLIGEGTGVAAKVLKSMGVNLKDARIEVEKIIGRGSGFVAVEIPFTPRAKRVLELSLEEARQLGHNYIGTEHLLLGLIREGEGVAARVLENLGVDLSKVRTQVIRMLGETAEVSATGQSGRTKTPTLDEFGSNLTQMATDNKLDPVVGRAKEIERVIQILGRRTKNNPVLIGEPGVGKTAIAEGLASRIANKDIPDILEDKRVVTLDIGLLVAGTKYRGEFEERLKKIMDEIRQAGNVILVIDEVHTLIGAGAAEGAIDAANILKPALARGELQCIGATTLDEYRKHIERDAALERRFQPVMVGEPSVDETIEILYGLRDRYEQHHKLKISDEALVAAAKLSDRYISDRYLPDKAIDLVDEAGSRVRLINSQLPPAAKELDKELRQILKEKDDAVRSQDFDRAGELRDREMEIKAEIRAIAQNKTNTAGGDGLEPVVTEEDIAHIVASWTGVPVNKLTESESEKLLHMEDTLHQRLIGQEEAVKAVSRAIRRARVGLKNPNRPIASFVFSGPTGVGKTELAKSLASYFFGSEEAMIRLDMSEYMERHTVSKLIGSPPGYVGYNEGGQLTEAVRRRPYTVVLFDEIEKAHPDVFNMLLQILEDGRLTDAKGRTVDFKNTLLILTSNIGSKVIEKGGGGIGFEFAEDQTESQYNRIRSLVNEELKQYFRPEFLNRLDEIIVFRQLSKLEVTEIADIMLKEVFGRLTEKGITLEVSDRFKDRLIEEGYSPSYGARPLRRAIMRLLEDSLAEEILSGRIKDGDVALIDIDENGNVQVTSQQRRELLPQGVES, encoded by the coding sequence ATGTTTGAACGCTTCACAGAAAAAGCCATTAAGGTAATCATGCTGGCCCAAGAAGAGGCCCGCCGTTTAGGTCACAACTTCGTTGGAACTGAGCAGATCCTCCTGGGTCTGATCGGGGAAGGCACAGGAGTTGCGGCCAAAGTGCTGAAATCGATGGGTGTCAATCTCAAAGATGCCCGCATTGAGGTAGAGAAAATCATAGGCCGGGGTTCGGGCTTTGTGGCCGTAGAAATTCCGTTTACGCCACGAGCAAAGCGGGTTCTGGAACTATCCCTGGAAGAAGCGCGCCAATTAGGGCATAACTACATTGGCACCGAGCATCTGCTGTTGGGCCTGATCCGGGAAGGGGAAGGTGTGGCAGCCAGGGTGCTAGAAAACCTGGGGGTGGATCTATCGAAGGTCAGAACTCAAGTCATTCGGATGTTGGGAGAAACCGCCGAGGTTTCAGCGACCGGTCAATCTGGGCGCACTAAAACACCAACTTTGGATGAATTTGGCTCGAACCTGACCCAAATGGCCACGGATAACAAACTCGATCCTGTGGTGGGACGCGCCAAGGAAATCGAGCGTGTAATTCAGATTTTGGGTCGCCGGACAAAAAATAATCCAGTTTTGATTGGTGAACCTGGGGTAGGTAAAACCGCGATCGCCGAAGGTTTGGCATCACGCATCGCTAACAAAGATATCCCCGATATCTTAGAAGATAAGCGTGTTGTCACCCTAGATATCGGTTTGCTTGTCGCAGGCACTAAATACCGGGGGGAATTTGAAGAACGCCTGAAGAAGATCATGGATGAGATTCGCCAGGCGGGTAATGTAATTCTCGTAATAGACGAAGTACACACCCTCATTGGTGCAGGTGCAGCCGAAGGGGCGATTGATGCAGCGAATATCCTCAAGCCAGCTTTGGCGAGAGGAGAATTGCAATGTATTGGTGCGACAACCCTGGATGAGTACCGCAAGCACATTGAACGGGATGCTGCGTTAGAACGCCGCTTCCAACCAGTAATGGTAGGTGAGCCTTCCGTCGATGAAACAATAGAAATATTATATGGTTTGCGCGATCGCTACGAGCAACACCACAAGCTGAAAATCTCCGACGAAGCTTTAGTTGCGGCAGCGAAATTATCTGATCGTTATATTAGCGATCGCTATCTGCCAGACAAAGCCATCGACTTGGTTGATGAAGCAGGTTCGCGCGTGCGGTTAATTAACTCCCAACTGCCCCCCGCAGCCAAAGAGTTAGATAAAGAACTGCGCCAAATCTTAAAAGAAAAAGATGATGCAGTCCGTTCCCAAGACTTTGACAGAGCCGGGGAACTGCGCGATCGCGAAATGGAAATCAAAGCCGAAATTCGCGCGATCGCCCAAAACAAAACCAACACAGCTGGTGGTGACGGACTAGAACCCGTTGTCACCGAAGAAGACATCGCCCACATCGTCGCTTCCTGGACTGGCGTACCGGTGAACAAACTCACCGAATCCGAATCTGAGAAGTTGCTGCACATGGAAGACACCTTGCATCAGCGACTCATCGGTCAAGAAGAAGCGGTGAAAGCAGTTTCACGGGCTATCCGTCGCGCGCGTGTTGGGTTGAAGAATCCCAACCGACCCATTGCGAGCTTTGTCTTCTCCGGGCCGACTGGTGTTGGTAAAACCGAGTTGGCGAAATCCTTGGCTTCATACTTCTTCGGTTCAGAAGAAGCAATGATCCGCCTGGATATGTCCGAATACATGGAACGCCACACCGTCAGCAAGTTGATTGGTTCACCTCCTGGTTATGTTGGTTATAACGAAGGCGGACAATTAACAGAAGCTGTACGCCGTCGTCCTTACACCGTGGTGCTGTTCGACGAAATCGAAAAAGCCCACCCCGATGTCTTTAATATGCTCCTGCAAATTTTAGAAGACGGTCGGTTAACAGACGCGAAAGGACGCACCGTTGACTTCAAGAACACCTTGCTGATTTTGACCTCCAACATCGGTTCTAAGGTAATTGAAAAAGGTGGTGGTGGTATCGGCTTCGAGTTCGCCGAAGATCAAACCGAATCACAATACAACCGTATTCGCTCCTTGGTGAACGAAGAACTGAAGCAATACTTCCGTCCTGAATTCCTCAACCGTCTAGATGAGATTATCGTCTTCCGTCAATTGAGCAAGCTGGAAGTTACCGAAATTGCCGACATCATGCTCAAAGAAGTATTTGGTCGCTTGACAGAAAAAGGTATAACCTTAGAAGTTAGCGATCGCTTCAAAGACCGACTCATCGAAGAAGGTTACAGTCCCAGCTACGGTGCAAGGCCACTGCGGCGGGCAATTATGCGCCTGTTAGAAGATAGCTTGGCTGAAGAAATTCTGTCTGGTCGTATCAAGGATGGCGATGTCGCCCTAATTGATATTGATGAAAACGGCAATGTGCAAGTTACTTCTCAACAGCGTCGGGAATTGTTACCCCAAGGTGTTGAGTCTTAG
- a CDS encoding tetratricopeptide repeat protein, translating to MKVLRYLPQEEILSLSVSLGRGGEACIYAVPSAGDLVAKVYHKSTVAHAHKLRAMLANPPENPTANLGHISIAWPQELLWGTDENNGIVGFLMPRIRGMRPIIDFYNPKTRRQHCPLFSYQYLLRTARNLAAAFASLHNSGYCVGDVNESNILVSDTALVTLVDTDSFQVRDSENDVVYRCPVGKPEFTPPELQNKIFAHHDRDLSHDLFGLGVLIFQLLMEGTHPFSGIFQGIPEPPPYEARIAAGHFTYSKKRKVPYLPTPIAPPWEMLHPRLQELFVQCFEDGHYARQQRPHAQAWLSALAEAEDSLTTCSANPQHSYSNHLHSCPWCERAVRLGGRDPFPSVQAIEKKEHLRPRITAKKRLYTQSIPPIGLPLPVMPLYQTNWQLPASNFAPQRHRRRKRLYPILCCLLGFGALGYLDVMMKLTRPLVSQNNYAQQSFMTKPAIGSIKLSFADYYQQGHAAYQVRDYKQAVENFTQAIQQEPNNAKAYVNRGNARYNLKDYDGALIDYSAALQLNPQETKAFVNRGNARYMLAEFSNDPDKEYKLAIADFNQALSINEKEAEAYIRRGIVYSQIAKYSNDTLKEYQEAIADFDQALKLNAAKSEAYFQRGSVHYLIAQYSSESLQQYQKAIVDFNQALKINDKLAKVYLKRGMVRYELVQLMGDNSNPDYVQAIEDLEIAAQLSLEQEDTEVYQQALSSICIVEESKCNALLQSSAMLGYASNNFNINQ from the coding sequence ATGAAGGTACTACGTTATCTTCCCCAGGAAGAAATTCTCAGCCTCAGCGTCAGTTTGGGGCGTGGTGGTGAAGCTTGTATTTATGCTGTGCCATCCGCAGGCGATTTAGTAGCTAAGGTTTATCACAAATCTACAGTTGCTCATGCCCATAAACTCCGGGCGATGCTTGCCAACCCACCAGAAAACCCAACGGCGAATTTGGGGCATATTTCCATTGCTTGGCCTCAAGAATTATTGTGGGGGACAGATGAAAACAACGGCATTGTTGGCTTTTTAATGCCCCGCATTCGCGGAATGCGTCCCATTATCGATTTTTATAACCCCAAGACTCGCCGCCAACACTGCCCATTATTCAGCTATCAGTATCTTCTCCGCACAGCTCGCAACTTGGCAGCAGCTTTTGCATCTCTACATAATAGTGGTTACTGTGTGGGTGATGTCAACGAGTCGAATATCCTCGTCAGTGACACAGCCCTAGTCACCTTGGTAGATACTGATTCCTTCCAAGTGCGCGATTCGGAAAACGATGTAGTTTATCGTTGTCCGGTGGGTAAACCAGAGTTCACCCCACCAGAGTTACAGAATAAAATCTTTGCTCACCACGATCGCGATCTGAGTCATGATTTATTTGGTTTAGGGGTACTGATCTTTCAATTATTAATGGAAGGGACACATCCTTTCTCTGGTATTTTTCAGGGGATTCCCGAACCACCACCCTACGAAGCCAGAATTGCTGCTGGACATTTTACCTACAGTAAAAAGCGCAAAGTCCCCTATCTACCTACACCCATTGCACCGCCTTGGGAAATGCTTCATCCCAGGTTGCAAGAACTGTTTGTGCAGTGTTTTGAGGATGGACACTATGCCCGCCAACAGCGTCCCCATGCTCAAGCTTGGTTGTCTGCCCTCGCGGAAGCTGAAGACTCCCTCACTACTTGTAGTGCTAATCCCCAGCATAGCTATAGCAACCACCTGCACAGCTGTCCCTGGTGTGAACGGGCGGTACGCTTGGGTGGTAGAGATCCCTTTCCTTCAGTACAGGCAATAGAAAAAAAAGAACATTTACGTCCCCGCATCACAGCCAAAAAAAGACTCTACACTCAATCGATCCCACCTATTGGCTTACCATTGCCAGTGATGCCTTTGTATCAAACAAACTGGCAGTTACCCGCCTCTAACTTTGCACCTCAACGCCATCGGCGCAGAAAAAGGCTGTATCCAATATTGTGTTGTTTGTTGGGATTTGGGGCTTTGGGATATTTGGACGTGATGATGAAATTGACGCGTCCCTTGGTGTCTCAGAATAACTATGCCCAGCAAAGCTTCATGACAAAGCCTGCAATTGGTAGTATTAAGTTGAGTTTTGCTGATTACTACCAGCAAGGTCATGCTGCTTACCAAGTGCGAGACTATAAACAAGCCGTAGAAAACTTTACCCAAGCCATTCAACAAGAACCCAACAACGCTAAAGCCTACGTTAACAGGGGAAATGCCCGCTACAACCTAAAAGACTACGACGGCGCACTGATAGACTACAGTGCTGCTTTGCAGCTAAATCCCCAAGAAACCAAAGCTTTTGTGAATCGGGGTAATGCTCGCTATATGCTGGCAGAATTTAGCAACGACCCTGACAAAGAATATAAACTAGCGATCGCAGATTTTAACCAAGCCCTGAGTATTAATGAAAAAGAAGCTGAAGCCTATATCAGGAGGGGCATTGTCTACTCCCAGATAGCTAAATATAGCAACGACACTCTCAAAGAATATCAAGAAGCGATCGCAGATTTTGATCAGGCACTGAAACTTAATGCTGCCAAATCCGAAGCTTATTTTCAGCGTGGTTCTGTCCACTATCTCATCGCTCAATATAGTAGCGAGTCTCTGCAACAATACCAAAAGGCGATCGTTGACTTTAATCAAGCCTTAAAAATTAACGACAAACTCGCCAAAGTTTACCTGAAACGGGGTATGGTTCGCTATGAACTTGTACAACTAATGGGTGATAACTCTAACCCAGATTATGTCCAAGCCATTGAAGATTTAGAAATAGCTGCCCAACTTTCCTTAGAACAAGAAGATACAGAAGTTTATCAGCAAGCACTCAGTAGTATCTGTATCGTTGAAGAAAGCAAATGTAATGCTTTATTGCAAAGTTCTGCTATGTTGGGATATGCCAGCAACAATTTCAACATAAATCAGTAA